The Roseibium sp. Sym1 nucleotide sequence TGCCAGAGCAGGTTCAGCGCCAGTGCCGTCATCACCCATCTGAAACCGGCCTTGAAGGTCTTTTCATCCATCTTTCCCAGCAGCCGGCTGCCTGCCAGGGTGCCGAGAAAACCGCTCGCGATCATCAGGACGATCAGACCGGCCCAGGGGGCGAAGGCAAAGCCGAGGGCGCCGAAGGCGATGATCTTGAAGACATGCATGATCAGGGCGGTGACCGCCTGGTTGGCCACGAAGCCGTGACGCGGCAGACCTAGGGTCGACAGCACCGCACCGCCGATCGGCCCGGCGGCGCCGAAAAACATCGACAGGAAGGTGGAGGCGAAACCGGCAGCGGCCATCGCCCGTTTGCGCGCCTCGCCGAATTTCGGCGCTCTGCCCCAGACGACCCAGAGCACGAACAGGCCGATCCCGCCCTTGAGGATCGCGGCCGGCAGTTCCACCGCGATGGCGCCGCCAATGGCGGCCCCGAACGCCGCGCCGATGGCAAACCAGAGCGCGATCAGCCAGTCGACATGTTTCAGCTGAACCAGCGCGCGCCCGGCATTGGAGCCGAACTGGACCACGCCATGCACCGGCACCAGGGCGCTCGCCGGCATGACCGACGCCATGATCGCGATCAGGGCGATGCCGCCGCCAAGGCCGACCGCTGCCGTCAGGGCGGAGGTGAAGAAACTCACGACGATCAGTGTCAGCGATGCGGCAATGTGCATCTGATCGGGAAACAGGAAACCGGCAAGCCCGGACATCTCAGGACCATCTCCTGTTGGCGTAGTTGACCGTCTCGCGCACGTCGAGCTTGCGGGTC carries:
- a CDS encoding sulfite exporter TauE/SafE family protein; translation: MSGLAGFLFPDQMHIAASLTLIVVSFFTSALTAAVGLGGGIALIAIMASVMPASALVPVHGVVQFGSNAGRALVQLKHVDWLIALWFAIGAAFGAAIGGAIAVELPAAILKGGIGLFVLWVVWGRAPKFGEARKRAMAAAGFASTFLSMFFGAAGPIGGAVLSTLGLPRHGFVANQAVTALIMHVFKIIAFGALGFAFAPWAGLIVLMIASGFLGTLAGSRLLGKMDEKTFKAGFRWVMTALALNLLWQAARGWFGG